From the genome of Streptomyces sp. NBC_01341, one region includes:
- the topA gene encoding type I DNA topoisomerase encodes MSPTSETAGRRLVIVESPAKAKTIKGYLGPGYVVEASVGHIRDLPNGAAEVPDEYTGEVRRLGVDVENDFQPIYVVNADKKAQVRKLKQLLAESDELFLATDEDREGEAIAWHLQEVLRPKVPVHRMVFHEITKDAIRAAVANPRELNQRMVDAQETRRILDRLYGYEVSPVLWKKVMPRLSAGRVQSVATRLVVERERERIAFRSAEYWDLTGTFATGRTGDTSDPSTLIARLSAVDGRRIAQGRDFGPDGQLKQGSAQTLHLDETNARALATALADSTFAVRSVESKPYRRSPYAPFRTTTLQQEASRKLGFGAKATMQVAQKLYENGFITYMRTDSTTLSDTAISAARAQVTQLYGANYLPDKPRTYAGKVKNAQEAHEAIRPSGDRFRTPAETGLTGDQFRLYELIWKRTVASQMKDAVGNSVTVKIAGRASDGREAEFSASGKTITFHGFMKAYVEGADDPNAELDDRERRLPQVAEGDALTADEVSVDGHATKPPARYTEASLVKELEEREIGRPSTYASIIGTILDRGYVFKKGTALVPSFLSFAVVNLLEKHFGRLVDYDFTARMEDDLDRIARGEAQSVPWLRRFYFGAGDDTTAGAGAASDAGNGDGDHLGGLKELVTDLGAIDAREISSFPVGNDIKLRVGRYGPYIERGEKDSEGHQRADVPEELAPDELSVELAEELLAKPSGDFELGADPVSGNQIIAKDGRYGPYVTEVLPEGTPKTGKNAVKPRTASLFKTMSLDTVTLADALKLMSLPRVVGEDAEGVEITAQNGRYGPYLKKGTDSRSLTSEDQLFDITLDEALAIYAQPKQRGRAAAKPPLKELGTDPVSGAPVVVKDGRFGAYVTDGETNATLRTDDSVEDITPERGYELLAEKRAKGPAKKKTAKKAPAKKATAKKATTAKKATAKKTTATKATAAKKTTTAKKAPAKRATATARKAAPASQDES; translated from the coding sequence TTGTCCCCGACCAGCGAGACCGCAGGCCGCCGACTCGTCATTGTCGAGTCGCCTGCCAAGGCGAAGACGATCAAGGGCTACCTCGGCCCCGGATACGTCGTCGAGGCGAGCGTCGGGCACATCCGCGACCTGCCGAACGGCGCCGCCGAGGTGCCGGACGAGTACACCGGTGAGGTCCGCCGCCTGGGTGTGGACGTCGAGAACGACTTCCAGCCGATCTACGTCGTCAACGCCGACAAGAAGGCCCAGGTGAGGAAGCTCAAGCAGCTCCTCGCCGAATCCGACGAACTCTTCCTCGCCACCGATGAGGACCGCGAGGGCGAAGCCATCGCGTGGCACCTGCAGGAAGTCCTCAGGCCCAAGGTCCCGGTCCACCGGATGGTCTTCCACGAGATCACCAAGGACGCCATCCGGGCGGCCGTCGCCAATCCGCGCGAGCTCAACCAGCGGATGGTCGACGCGCAGGAGACCCGCCGTATCCTCGACCGCCTCTACGGCTACGAGGTCTCGCCGGTCCTGTGGAAGAAGGTCATGCCGCGGCTGTCGGCAGGCCGTGTGCAGTCCGTGGCCACCCGCCTCGTCGTCGAGCGGGAGCGCGAGCGCATCGCCTTCCGTTCCGCCGAGTACTGGGACCTGACGGGCACCTTCGCCACCGGGCGAACCGGTGACACCTCCGATCCCTCGACGCTCATCGCCCGCCTCAGCGCGGTCGACGGACGCCGTATCGCCCAGGGCCGCGACTTCGGCCCCGACGGGCAGCTCAAGCAGGGCTCCGCCCAGACCCTGCACCTGGACGAGACGAACGCCCGCGCGCTGGCCACGGCGCTCGCCGACTCCACGTTCGCGGTCCGCTCGGTCGAGTCGAAGCCGTACCGTCGCTCGCCGTACGCGCCCTTCCGCACCACGACCCTCCAGCAGGAGGCGAGCCGGAAGCTGGGCTTCGGGGCCAAGGCCACGATGCAGGTGGCGCAGAAGCTGTACGAGAACGGCTTCATCACCTACATGCGTACGGACTCCACGACCCTCTCGGACACCGCGATCTCTGCGGCCCGGGCGCAGGTCACGCAGCTGTACGGGGCGAACTACCTCCCGGACAAGCCGCGCACGTACGCCGGGAAGGTCAAGAACGCGCAGGAGGCGCACGAGGCGATCCGCCCCTCGGGCGACCGCTTCCGCACGCCGGCGGAGACGGGTCTCACGGGTGACCAGTTCCGGCTGTACGAGCTGATCTGGAAGCGCACCGTCGCCTCCCAGATGAAGGACGCGGTCGGCAACTCCGTCACCGTCAAGATCGCGGGCCGGGCGAGCGACGGCCGTGAGGCGGAGTTCTCCGCCTCCGGCAAGACCATCACCTTCCACGGCTTCATGAAGGCGTACGTCGAAGGCGCGGACGACCCGAACGCCGAGCTGGACGACCGCGAGCGCCGTCTGCCACAGGTCGCCGAGGGCGACGCCCTGACGGCGGACGAGGTCTCGGTCGACGGGCACGCCACCAAGCCGCCGGCCCGCTACACCGAGGCGTCGCTGGTCAAGGAGCTCGAAGAGCGCGAGATCGGCCGCCCGTCGACGTACGCCTCGATCATCGGGACGATCCTGGACCGCGGCTACGTGTTCAAGAAGGGCACGGCCCTGGTGCCGTCGTTCCTCTCGTTCGCCGTGGTCAACCTGCTGGAGAAGCACTTCGGCCGGCTCGTCGACTACGACTTCACCGCCCGCATGGAGGACGACCTCGACCGCATCGCGCGGGGCGAGGCCCAGTCCGTGCCGTGGCTGCGGCGCTTCTACTTCGGCGCCGGTGACGACACGACGGCCGGTGCCGGTGCGGCGTCCGACGCGGGCAACGGCGACGGGGACCACCTCGGAGGCCTCAAGGAACTGGTGACCGACCTCGGCGCGATCGACGCCAGGGAGATCTCCTCGTTCCCCGTCGGCAACGACATCAAGCTCCGTGTCGGCCGCTACGGGCCGTACATCGAGCGTGGCGAGAAGGACTCCGAGGGCCATCAGCGCGCGGACGTGCCCGAGGAACTGGCGCCCGACGAGCTGTCCGTGGAGCTCGCGGAGGAGCTGCTGGCCAAGCCGAGCGGCGATTTCGAGCTCGGTGCGGACCCGGTCAGCGGCAACCAGATCATCGCGAAGGACGGCCGTTACGGCCCGTACGTCACCGAGGTGCTGCCCGAGGGGACCCCGAAGACCGGGAAGAACGCGGTGAAGCCGCGTACCGCCTCGCTCTTCAAGACGATGTCCCTCGACACGGTGACGCTGGCCGACGCGCTCAAGCTGATGTCCCTGCCCCGCGTCGTCGGCGAGGACGCCGAGGGTGTCGAGATCACCGCGCAGAACGGCCGCTACGGCCCGTATCTGAAGAAGGGCACGGACTCGCGCTCGCTGACGTCCGAGGACCAGCTCTTCGACATCACCCTCGACGAGGCGCTCGCGATCTACGCCCAGCCGAAGCAGCGCGGGCGGGCCGCCGCCAAGCCGCCGCTGAAGGAACTGGGCACGGACCCGGTGAGCGGTGCTCCGGTCGTCGTGAAGGACGGCCGCTTCGGCGCGTACGTCACGGACGGCGAGACGAACGCGACGCTGCGGACCGACGACAGCGTCGAGGACATCACGCCGGAACGCGGCTACGAACTGCTGGCCGAGAAGCGGGCCAAGGGGCCGGCGAAGAAGAAGACGGCGAAAAAGGCCCCGGCCAAGAAGGCGACCGCCAAGAAGGCCACCACGGCCAAGAAGGCCACGGCCAAGAAGACGACCGCCACGAAGGCGACAGCGGCGAAGAAGACGACCACGGCCAAGAAGGCACCCGCGAAGCGGGCGACCGCCACGGCGCGGAAGGCGGCTCCTGCCTCGCAGGACGAGAGCTGA
- the tmk gene encoding dTMP kinase codes for MTRAEQPPVVSPTSDTLAADSRERAVRALLRVPPLRRLWSAQAVGSIGDSLALLVLVLLSLQAAVVEGSFGAGYRGAAFAVAAVFGARILSTVLFGAVLLGPLTALTSPGGPVDRRWLMIGADGLRLALLVVAPLWIDWTPDKALLMILITVFVAGAGERLWAVAKESAAPALLPAPPPEGAAVRPLPDHLDALRRLSLRTNFLAVPAAAAVLVVASLIGELLGTGLDWFSFHQAALGSYVAAGLFSASISTLYFLHFPATQTPRPRSPLEGLRRPAAESGSDKGRTGSIPLVVAASAAVAGAISAAASVSVLHAADLDGGPVTFALLILVLTGGTALGIRTARKVLPALSRRRLLALATAVTGVALLALGLVPDTATGVLIALVAGYAAGVAAHIGHAVIDQETEAFRQARNTEHLQAVVRVLVALGAVGGPLLAAAIGRHRLGSGDFVFAHGGAAFALMLIGALLLPVAVIVLAKTDDRAGVPLRRDLREALRGGDPAVSPADNGFFLVLEGGDGAGKSTQVEALADWIRAKGHEVVVTREPGATPIGKRLRSILLDVSSAGLSNRAEALLYAADRAEHVDSVVRPALERGAIVISDRYIDSSVAYQGAGRDLAPTEIARISRWATSGLVPHLTVLLDVDPQTARERFTEAPDRLESEPAEFHNRVRSGFLTLAAADPARYLVVDAGQEPEAITTVVRHRLDRLLPLSEAEVKAQEEARRAAEEEARRKAEEEAARKAEEERLEREREAQLAKLRAEEEERRRREEEEARQREAERQAEEARQRAEEARRRAEEERSRLEAEERVRDAEQERLRLQAQEEARLRKEAEELRLEKQRRAEEALIRSEEARRRAEDEAAARAEEAAAAAAAKRSRDTGRSGSGSSVPDNELTVPTPVVNPNEITQPVPVALPDVPPRDAEETTVLPSVRDADETAVLPPVRGERPSDRVPPGVFRDEPRAQPAESENERTRELPQVTDDPQAGRAAQGGSAQRKRPRPDWAEETPLDDLPSLADELLGGHDDDERGSGGRPPRR; via the coding sequence ATGACGCGAGCCGAGCAGCCACCGGTCGTGAGCCCCACCTCCGACACACTTGCCGCAGACTCACGCGAGCGCGCCGTACGAGCCCTGTTGCGTGTTCCCCCGCTCAGGCGGTTGTGGAGCGCCCAGGCCGTCGGCAGTATCGGCGATTCACTCGCCCTTCTTGTGCTTGTGCTGTTGTCGCTGCAGGCGGCGGTCGTCGAGGGCTCCTTCGGGGCCGGGTACCGCGGGGCGGCCTTCGCCGTCGCCGCCGTGTTCGGCGCCCGGATTCTTTCCACCGTGCTCTTCGGAGCCGTACTCCTGGGGCCGCTGACGGCACTGACATCGCCCGGCGGTCCCGTCGACCGCCGCTGGCTGATGATCGGGGCGGACGGGCTCCGGCTCGCCCTGCTGGTCGTCGCGCCCCTCTGGATCGACTGGACGCCGGACAAGGCACTCCTGATGATCCTCATCACCGTGTTCGTGGCCGGTGCGGGTGAGCGGCTGTGGGCGGTGGCCAAGGAGAGTGCGGCGCCCGCGCTGCTCCCCGCCCCGCCGCCGGAGGGCGCCGCCGTGCGCCCGCTGCCCGATCACCTCGACGCGCTGCGCAGGCTGTCCCTGCGCACGAACTTCCTCGCCGTCCCGGCGGCCGCGGCGGTCCTCGTCGTCGCCTCGCTGATCGGCGAACTGCTGGGTACCGGCCTGGACTGGTTCTCCTTCCACCAGGCGGCCCTCGGGTCGTACGTCGCGGCGGGGCTGTTCTCCGCATCGATCTCGACCCTGTACTTCCTGCACTTCCCGGCCACGCAGACGCCCCGGCCCCGGTCCCCGCTGGAGGGACTGCGCCGTCCGGCCGCCGAATCGGGCTCGGACAAGGGCCGCACCGGCAGCATCCCGCTGGTCGTCGCCGCGTCCGCCGCGGTCGCCGGGGCCATCTCGGCCGCCGCGTCCGTGTCCGTACTGCACGCCGCGGACCTCGACGGCGGACCCGTCACCTTCGCGCTGCTGATCCTGGTCCTGACCGGTGGTACCGCGCTCGGTATCCGTACCGCGCGGAAGGTGCTGCCCGCCCTGTCGCGACGCAGGCTGCTGGCGCTGGCCACCGCGGTCACGGGCGTGGCCCTCCTCGCCCTCGGCCTGGTGCCGGACACGGCCACCGGGGTACTGATCGCCCTCGTCGCCGGTTACGCCGCCGGTGTCGCCGCCCACATCGGGCACGCGGTCATCGACCAGGAGACGGAAGCCTTCCGCCAGGCCAGGAACACAGAACACCTCCAGGCCGTCGTCCGGGTGCTGGTCGCGCTCGGCGCGGTGGGAGGTCCGCTGCTGGCCGCCGCCATCGGACGCCATCGTCTGGGATCGGGCGACTTCGTCTTCGCGCACGGCGGAGCGGCGTTCGCGCTCATGCTCATCGGCGCGCTGCTGCTGCCCGTCGCGGTGATCGTCCTCGCCAAGACCGACGACCGCGCCGGGGTGCCGCTCCGCCGCGACCTGCGCGAGGCGCTGCGCGGCGGCGACCCGGCCGTCTCGCCCGCCGACAACGGCTTCTTCCTCGTCCTCGAGGGCGGCGACGGGGCCGGCAAGTCCACCCAGGTGGAGGCGCTCGCCGACTGGATCCGTGCCAAGGGGCACGAGGTCGTCGTGACGCGCGAGCCGGGGGCCACCCCGATCGGCAAGCGCCTGCGCTCGATCCTGCTCGACGTGTCGTCGGCGGGACTGTCGAACCGTGCCGAGGCCCTGCTGTACGCCGCCGACCGCGCCGAGCATGTCGACTCCGTCGTCCGTCCCGCGCTGGAGCGCGGCGCGATCGTCATCTCCGACCGCTACATCGACTCGTCCGTCGCCTACCAGGGCGCCGGCCGGGACCTCGCTCCCACCGAGATCGCCCGTATCTCGCGCTGGGCGACGAGCGGACTCGTACCGCATCTGACGGTGCTTCTGGACGTCGACCCGCAGACCGCGAGGGAACGGTTCACCGAGGCCCCCGACCGGCTGGAGTCCGAGCCGGCCGAGTTCCACAACCGGGTACGGTCCGGCTTCCTGACCCTCGCCGCAGCCGACCCGGCCCGCTACCTGGTGGTGGACGCCGGGCAGGAGCCGGAGGCCATCACCACCGTCGTGCGCCACCGGCTCGACCGGCTCCTCCCGCTCTCCGAGGCCGAGGTCAAGGCCCAGGAGGAGGCGCGCAGGGCGGCCGAGGAGGAAGCCCGGCGCAAGGCCGAGGAAGAGGCGGCCCGCAAGGCCGAGGAGGAGCGGCTGGAGCGCGAGCGGGAGGCTCAGCTCGCCAAGCTCCGCGCCGAGGAGGAGGAGCGCAGGCGCCGCGAGGAGGAAGAGGCCCGGCAGCGTGAGGCCGAACGCCAGGCGGAGGAGGCCCGGCAGCGCGCCGAGGAGGCCCGCCGCCGTGCGGAGGAGGAGCGGTCCCGGCTCGAGGCGGAGGAGCGGGTACGCGACGCCGAGCAGGAGCGGCTGCGGCTGCAGGCCCAGGAGGAGGCGCGGCTCCGCAAGGAGGCCGAGGAACTTCGCCTGGAGAAGCAGCGCAGGGCGGAGGAGGCGCTGATCCGTTCCGAGGAGGCGCGTCGCCGTGCCGAGGACGAGGCCGCCGCACGGGCGGAGGAGGCCGCTGCCGCCGCTGCCGCGAAGCGTTCCCGCGACACGGGGCGGTCCGGATCCGGTTCTTCCGTACCGGACAACGAGCTCACGGTGCCGACCCCCGTCGTGAATCCGAACGAGATCACGCAGCCGGTGCCGGTCGCACTGCCCGACGTCCCGCCGCGCGACGCGGAGGAGACCACGGTCCTGCCGTCCGTAAGGGATGCGGACGAGACCGCTGTCCTGCCGCCCGTGCGGGGCGAGAGGCCGTCGGACCGGGTGCCCCCGGGCGTCTTCCGTGACGAGCCGCGCGCCCAGCCGGCCGAGAGCGAGAACGAGCGGACCCGCGAGCTGCCCCAGGTCACTGACGACCCGCAGGCGGGGCGGGCGGCGCAGGGCGGTTCCGCTCAGCG